The sequence CGCGCAAGCTGCCCGCCACCGACCTCGCCGCGCCGCTCGATCTTTCCCGCGTGGCCCTGCGCGCGAACGCGGTGCGGGTGTTGATCTCCGACCTGCTGTTTCCCGGCAATCCCGATCCCCTGCTCCGCCACCTCGGCCAGCGCCACGGCAGCACCATCGTCTTCGCCCCGTTCCTGGAGAGCGAGGCGAAGCCGGACTGGGCAGGCAACTACGAGTTCGTCGACGCCGAGCGGCAGACCCGCCACCAGCACCGCATCGAGCCCACCGTGCTCGACCGGTACCTGGCGGCCTACGCACGGCACTTCTCGCTGTGGAAGCAATCGTGCCGCCGCCACCAGGCCGCGTTCGCGCGGGTGCCCGCGGAACCCGATCTCGCCACCGCCCTCTTCAGCTCCGCCATCCCGGTGGGGGCACTGGAAACATCCCATTGACCCGCGATTGATTCACCCGTGCTGACCCTTTCCAATCCCTATGGCCTCTGGGCACTGGCCGGCATCCCGGTGGTGATCGCCATCCATTTCCTCCAGCGGAAGTCGGTGGTGCTGCCGGTGTCCACCCTGTTCCTGCTGGAGAAGACCCAGCGGGAGTCCGCCAGCGGGCGGCGGTTCGACCGACTGATGAACTCGGTACCGCTGTGGATGCAGTTGCTGGCGATCCTGCTGCTGGCCTGGTTCCTGGCGGAGCCTCGCTACCAGAAACCCCGTAGCACGCAGCGGGTGGCGGTGGTGCTGGATGCCTCCGCCTCGATGAACGTGTTCAAGGACAAGGCGGTCGAGCAACTGAAGGCGCGCCTGCCGCAGTTGCAGGGCCCGGCCGCGGCGCTGGACCTGATCGTGTTCGAGAGCACCCCGGGACGCCCGCGGTTGTATGCCGGGGATTCGCCCGAGAAACTGGTGGAGGCGCTCAAGGACTGGCATCCGCGGGAAGGCCTCACCGATCCCTCGCAGGCGCTGCGCCTGGCGCGCTCGCTGGTGTCGCGGGAAGGCATCGTGGTGTACGTCACCGACACGCCCGCCGAGAAGCTGCCGTTCGACGCGCGGCTGCTGGCGGTGGGCGAGCCGATCCAGAACGTCGGTTTCACCGGCCTGGGCTTCAGCCGCGAGGAAGGCACGGTGGTGTGGCGGGCGCTGGTGCGGAACTACGGCAGCGAAAGCGCCGACCGCACCTGGACCTTGGAAACCCCGGCCGGACGCAGCGAACCGAAAGCAATCCATCTCGCCCCGAACGGACTCACCGAACTCCAGGCCGCCTTCCCGGCGGGCACGGACAAGGCGCGGGTGGTGCTTTCGAGCGACCAGTTCACGGCCGATGACGTGCTGCCGCTGGTGCGTCCGCAACCGAAGCCACTGACCCTCTTCGCAGGCACCAGCGAGCTCTTCCGCGATCTCACGGACAAGCTTCTGCGCGCGATCGAGGCGATGGACCCGGGCAACGACGCCTCCACCGCTGATCTCGCGCTGGTCAGCTACGATCCGCTCGACCCCGTGCTGCCGCCGGGCAATGCCGTGGTGTTCGTCCACGACGCGACCAAGGGCGGCTCGTATCTCAAGGGCGGCATCGTTCCCGAACCCCATCCGCTGATGGACGGGCTCAACTGGCAGGCGCTGCTGGTCCGCGAAACGATCACCCTGGAGCGCACGACCGCCGACCGCGTGCTGCTGTGGCAGGGCGACCGGCCGCTGATTTTCCTCCGCGAAACCGTGCCGACGCCCGACGCCCCACCGGTCCGCCAGCTCTGCTTCAACTTCGACCTGCGGCTCTCCAATGCCGCCACCCAACCGGCCTTCATCGTCATGCTCCACCGGTTCGCCGAGTCGATCCGCGAAACCAAGGTGGCGGCGGCCGCTGACAACCTGGAGACCACCCAAACGTTCCGCCTCGCGTCGCACCCGGCCAAGACCGGCAAACCGCCGGTGCCGGTGGAGGTCCGCTCGCTCGATCTCGATGGCAAGGCGATCGCCACCAGCGAGGTTCGTCCCGGCGATCCACTGCAAGCCCCGCTCGACCCGGGCTTCCTCACGGTGAAACAGGGCGAGGAAACGCTGCTGACGGCCTCCGTCCACTACGGGGACACCCGCGAGGCGGACTTCAATGGCTGCGGCAGCGCGGACACGCTCGACAAGAATTCCGGCACCGCCATCGAGCGCCACACCATGGAAGACCCGCTGTGGCGGATCGGCCTGCTGGCGCTGGTCCTGGCGCTGCTGGTGTCCTGGCACTACACGGTGGGACGGGTCCGGACCGCGGACCTCACCCCGGCCACCCCGAACCCGCAACCGGGCTCCTGACCTCTCCTTTCCCGTGCCCCTGCCCATTTTCCAAGCCCCCGAATGGTTCCTGCTGATCCCCGCCCTGGCGCTGCTCGGGTGGTTCTGGCGATCGCTGAAACTTCACTCGCCGCTGCGGGCGATCATCCTGCTGATCGTAACCGTGATTCTGGCGGACCCGCGGCTGCGCCGCCAGCAGGACGCACTCGACCTGTGGGTGCTGCTGGACCGCTCGGACTCCACCGAAGCGCTCGTCGACCAAGGGCTGCCGGAATGGCGGCGGCTGCTGGAGAAGGCCAAGCCATCCCGGCACGATGAACTGCATTTCGTGAACTACGCGGCGGAAGTCGCGGAGATGGGCGCGGACGGCGATTCCTTCACCGGCTCCCGCAAGCTGACGCGCACGAACCTGGGCCTCGAACATATCGCGGCAATGGCCGATGAGAAACGCCCGTCGCGGGTGCTGGTGTTCACCGACGGCTTCTCCACCGAGCCGCTGAGCGAGGCGGCGGAGCAACTCGAGAAGCGCGGCATCCCGCTGGACTTCCGTCTGGTGCGGGAGGAAACGGAGGATGACTTCCGCGTGGCGCGGCTGGATTTCCCCGAGCGGGTCCAGATCGGCGAGCCCTTCCTGATCACGGTGGTGGTGCGCGGCTCGAAGGACCAGACGGTGCCACTGGTGCTGCGCCGCAATGGCCAGAAGCTCACCGAGACGACCGTGACGCTGGTCAATGGCGCAGGCAAGGTGGAGTTCACCGACCGCCTGCCGCGCACCGGAGGCTTCGAATACGAGGCGGAGATCCTGCCGGAGAAGGACGCGCATCCGGGCAACAACCGCTTCAACCGCTGGATCGAGATCGCCGGGGGCCCGCGGATCGTGCTGGCCACCCGCTACAACGACGACCCGGTGGCGAAAGTACTACAATCGCAGGACTTCACCGTGCAGGTGGTGTCCGACCCCGGCGCGCTGAAGCCCGGCATGCTGGCGGGCGCGCGGGCGGTGGTGTTCAACAACCTCCCGGCGCACGAGATCCCGACGGATTTCCTCAAGGCGCTCGACTTCTACGTCCGCGAGCAGGGCGGCGGCTTCCTCATGATCGGCGGCGACCGCTCGTTCGGCGCGGGCGGCTATTTCCAGTCCGCGATCGACCCGTTGCTGCCGGTGTCGATGGAACTGAAAACCGAACACCGCAAGCTCTCGGTGGCGCTGGCGATCGTGATGGACCGCTCCGGTTCGATGTCGGTGAGCGTGCCCGCGGGCGCCGGAAAATCGCTGACCAAGATCGACCTGGCCGACAATGGCGCGGCCAACGCGATCGACCTGCTGGGTCCGATGGACCAGGTCTCGGTGATCGCGGTGGACAGCGCGCCGGAGGTGTTCGTGCCGCTGACCCGCATCGAGAACCGCAAGGCGGAGTTCCAGGCCCGCGCCCGCAAGATCAAGTCCTCCGGCGGCGGCATCTTCATCTACGAGGCCCTCAAAGCGGGCTGGGAGGAACTGAAAAAGGCGAAGGTGGGGACCCGCCACATGATCCTATTCGCCGACGCCAGCGACTCCGAGGAGCCCGGCGACTACAAGAAGCTGCTGGGAGAAATGACCGCGGACGGCTGCACCATCACCGTGATCGGGATGGGCACCAAAAGGGACTCCGATGCGAAGCTGCTGGAGGACATCGCCAAGCTCGGCAACGGCCGCATCTATTTCGCGGAGCAGCCGATGGACATCCCGCAGGTGTTCGCGCAGGAAACCGTGACCATCGCCCGCTCCGCCTTCGTGAAGGACCCGGTGGGCGCGAAGCCGACCGGCCGCTGGGCGGAGGTCTCGCCGAAGCCGCTCGACTGGCTGACCGAGGCCGACGGTTACAACCTTTCCTACGCCCGCGAGGACGCAACCGTCTCGCTGGCGACCACCGATGAATACCTCGCCCCGCTGGTGGCCCAGGCCCGGCGCGGCCTCGGCCGCACCGCGGCGATCTCCTTCCCGCTCGGCGGCGAGTATTCCGAAAAAGCGCGCGCGTGGCCGGGCTACGGCGACTTCCTCCAGACCACGGCCCGCTGGCTGATGGGCATGGAAACGCCTCCGGGCATCGGCATCCGCCACCGACTCGACGGCACCCGGTTGACCGTGGACCTGCTCTACGACACCGCGCTGTGGACGGACAAACTCTCGATCCAACCGCCGAAGATGAAGCTCATCGAGGAAGGCGGCGCGCCCTACGATGTCGCCTGGAAGCGGATTTCGCCGGGCCATTTCAGTGTGACGCGGGACCTCCAGGAGGGATCGGTTGTGCGCGGAGCCATCCAGGTCGGCAACGTGGCGATGCCCTTCGGGCCGATCAGCGTGGGCTCGTCCATCGAGTGGGCTTTCGAGCCGGAACGGATCGCGGAGCTGCGCGCCGTTTCCAACCAGACCGGCGGACGGGAACTGGTGGATCTTTCGAAGGCATGGCTGCGGCCGCCCTTCGTCCACGAGGCGTCCCTGAAACTGCCGCTGGCGATTTCATTGGTGGTTCTGGTGCTGGCAGAGGCCCTGCTGACCCGCACCGGCTGGAAGCTGCCGCTACTGACGCTCCCGGCGGGTGGCCGTGTGAAAGCCGCCAAACCAGCCCGCGCGCCGAAGCCGAAGAAAGCCCCCGCCGCGGCGGTCGAACCGGTGATCGAAATGCCGGATCGCGAGCCCGAGCAAGGCCCGAAGCCGCCGCCACTGGAAGCCCCCGATGAGAGCGACCGGCGCTCGCGGTTCCAGCGGGCCAAGGACCGCAAGTGATTCGCTCCGTAAATTCAGCGTAAACCGGTTGCGACGATCTTGATCCCACCGGCGGGGTGCCCGATTTTCGGGAACCCATGAAAACGACCACCTTGATCCTGCTGGCCTCGGCCTCGCTTTCCGCCGCCGGTCCCAACTACCAGCTCCACGAATGGGGCACCTTCACCACCGTGTCCGGCTCGGACGGCGTGCTGCTGGAGGGCCTCGAACGCGAGGAGGAGCGGTTGCCCGCCTTCGTCGCCTCCCATTACGGCTTCGAGAACAGCTCCCAGCCGGACATGAAGCGCTTCGAACGCATGATGCGGCTCCACGGCACGGCGGGCTTCGCAGACCCGGGCCAGAAGGGCCTGGCAAACCGCCCGCTGGCAGGGGTGACGGTGAAGATGGAAACCCCGGTGATCTATTTCCACTCTCCCGAGGCGTTCCACGCGCAGGTGAAGGTCGGTTTCGAAGGCGGCACCATCAGCCAGTGGTATCCGGCACGCTCCAGCGGCGATACTCCACCCGAACCCACTCCCCCCGCGGACCCGGTGAAAAACCCGACCCCGCTCAAGGCCTGGTTGCTCGATTTCAACAAACCCTACCACGGCTCGATCGAATGGGACGTGGACGTCCTGTCCCCCTCCGATTCGGCAAAGCAGCTCCTGTTCAAACCCGGCGACACCCTCGGCTGGGTGCGGGCGCGGGTGCCGGACACCAATCTGGTCCGCACCTCCGGCGGCGAGACTGAAGGGTATCTGTTCTACCGGGGCGTCGGTCATTTCGATCCCGGCCTCAAAACCACCGTCGACAGCGGCGAGACGCTTCATATGGAAAACCGGACCGGCGGCAAGATCCCGTATCTGGTGGCCTTCGAACGGATCGCGGAAGGCGGCGTGAAATGGACGGAGCGCCGCGACGGGCTGGAGGTGGGCGGGACGCTCGATCTCGCACCCGATGCCTTCAAGCCGGGAGCCGAGGGTTTCAGCGAGGACCTCTACCGCGCGGTGCAATCCGGGCTCGCCGGGTGCGGACTCACGGACGCCGAGGCCCACGCGATGGTGCAGACCTGGTGGAACAGCTACTTCGAGGCCCCCGGCCTGCGGGTGTTCTGGGTGCTGCCCCGGGCCACCACCGACCGCATCCTGCCCCTGGAAGTGTCCCCTGCCCCGGCCGCCACGGTGCGGGTGCTGGTGGGGCGCTCGGAAATCTTCCGCCCACGCGACGAGCAGGCCTGGCTGGCCATGGCCGCCGCCCAATCCGAGAAGGATTACCGCTGGAATTCGCTGGTCGGGAGCCACCGTTTCGGGAAGCCGATCCAGAAACGCGTGGAAATGCTCCAACAGCGCGCGGCGCGGTGAGGGCAAGAAGACCGGAAGACGCAAGAGAAGAGGGTCGGAGGGAACCGGGAGAGTTGTCCTGTTTGTTCGTGAGCCTAGGTGAATGGACAAACAAGACAACGCAACGAGGGGACGTGAAGCAGCAGGGAGCGGATGGATAGGGAGATAGCGTTCTCTCTCTTTCTCTCTCCCTTTTCGCTCACCACGACGCTCATTCCGCCGTGCCCGGACCGGAGTTGCGCGCTTCGGCTTCCGTCCCCCACGCCCCCTCCTCGGCTAGGAATCTCAATCCCTTCTGAAGCGCTCTCCCCGCCTTCGTCCACCTTTGTCCTGTTTGTCCATTCACCTAGGCTCACGAACAAACAGGACAAACGCCATCGTTTCGTGGCTTGCGCGGGAGGGAGGTCCGCTCTTCCATCCGGCATGGATTTGTCGGACTTCCGGAAGGAATACTCGGACCGCGGGATGCATCGGGAGGACCTCGACGCCGACCCGATCGCCCAGTTCACGGCGTGGTTCAAACAGGCCACCGATCTCGGCCTGCATGAGCCGAACGCGATGACGCTGGCGACGGTGGACCAGCGCGGGATGCCGCTGCAGCGCACCGTTCTCCTCAAGTCGTTCGATGAGAAGGGCTTCGTATTCTTCTCCAACTACCAGAGCCGGAAGGCCATGGACATCGCCGGGAACCCGCAGGTCAGCCTGCTGTTCCCGTGGGTGATCCTGGAGCGGCAGATCATTGTCCAAGGCCGGGCGATCAAGACCTCCACGGAGGAATCGCTGGCGTATTTCCACTCCCGGCCGCGGGAGTCCCAGATCGGGGCTTGGGTGTCCGACCAGAGCGCCGTGATTCCGGACCGGGCATTTTTGGAAAACAAGCTCGCGGAAATCCGCTCCCGCTTCGGTGATGGCGAAATCCCGCTGCCTCCGACCTGGGGCGGCTACCGGGTGGTGCCACAGACGATCGAGTTCTGGCAGGGCGGCCCGGCCCGGCTCCACGACCGCTTCCTCTACACCCGCGGCACCGCGGGCTGGCGGATCGAGCGGCTCTCGCCCTGACCCGGGCGAGCTTTTCCGTTTGCCAGCCGCCGTCATTTCCCTAGGAAAGGCGTCCACCCGGGCGCTCCGGGGCATTCACGCGCTGTCACCCGATGCGAGCATTCCGGATTCTATTGCGAAAGGAGCTGAAGGGGTTCTTCCAGAATCCGTTCGGCTGGATCGTCATCGCCTTCGTCGTCATCATGCAGGGCATCTCGCTCTCGATGGTGATGAAGGGGTTCCGGGTTTCCCCGTCGAAGGACAGCCTGGTGTACATGATGTGCCACACGCCGCTGTTCTGGTTTTATTTCCTGTTCATCTTCCCGCTGATCACGATGCGGCTGTTCTCCGATGAGGAGAAAACCGGGACGCTGGAAACCCTGCTGACCGCCCCGGTGCGGACCTGGCAGGTGGTGCTCTCCAAGTTCTCAGCCGCCTACCTGTTCTACATCGTCCTCTGGATCCCCAGCTACCTCCAGTTGCGGCTCTTCGGCTGGGTCACCGGGCTGCCCTCGGCCTGGACGCAGGGGGGCTTGGTCGGCACCTACTCGATCGTCCTGCTGATGGGCGCGGCCTTCACCGCGATCGGCTGCCTGGCCTCGTCGCTGACCTCCAGCCAGATCATTTCCGGCATCACCACCATCTGCGCGCTGCTGATCGTCTATTTCGTCGGCTTCGTGACGGTGATCTGGGGGGCCTCCTTCCCCGGCGCGGAATTGTTCCAATACATCTCCATCCAGCAGCACCTCCATTACTTCTGCAGCGGCCTGCTCGATACCCGTCCGGTGGCCCTCTACCTCACGCTCACCGCGTTCATCCTGTTCCTGACCTACCAGGTGGTGGACTACCGCCGCTGGAAGCACTGATCCGATCTCTCCGCCCATGTCCGAGCCCACTTCCGACGCGACGATCCCCTCCGCCAAGCCGGTCAGCCGGTGGCGGGTCGGCTCGCTTTCGCTCGTCCAGATCACGCTGATCGCGCTGCTGCTGATCGCGCTCAACTACCTCTCGTCCCAATACTACCAGGTAAAGGACGTCAGCCGGGGCAGCAATTTCACCCTCTCTCCGGCCACGGTGCGCTACCTCCATAGCGACGCGGTGCGGAAGCGCAAGGACCCGATCCGCTGGATCGTGGCGATGCGGGCGAGCGCCGACTTCTCCGACCGCGTGCGCGCCCTGGCTGAGGAGTATTCCCGCCAGTCCGACGGCAAGATCACCGTCAAGCTGGTCGATCCGGTCCGGAACCTCGACGAGGCCCAGAAGCTGGCGGCCACCTACGGTATGTATGATCCGGCGAACCAGCAGCTTTCCCGGAAGGACCTCGTCATCATCGACGCCCGCACCCAGGAGCAGATCGATGCCGCCGCCAAGGAGAAGCAGCCGACCTCCGCCAACGTGCGGATCGTCAGCGCCGACCTGATGATCACCTACCAGGTGGAGCGGGACAAGACCGCCCGGCGCAAACAGGGCGAGGGCAATGCCGAGCTCCAGACCTCCGGCGAACGCAAGCCGGTGGGCTTCCAGGCCGAGGACATGCTGACCGCGGGCCTGGTGGCCGCTCTCGAAGGCACGCCGCGGAAAGTTTACTTCCTGGCCGACAAGAGCCGGATGGACCTCGAAAGCGCGAAGTCGCCGTGGAAGACGTTTGAAAAGACGCTGGCGCTGCAAAACCTGATCCTCGAGCCGATCAGCCTCTCCGGCATGACCGCGATTCCGGACGACGCCGCGGCGGTGGCCATCGTCTCGCCGAAATACGACTTCTCCCCGGAGGAGATCAATCTGCTGGAAACCTACTGGGACCGTCCGAAGTCCTCCCTCCTGGTGCTTTTGAAGCCGGACGAGGTGCCCGCGCGCCTGCGCACCTTCCTGCGCGCCAATGGAGTCACCCCGCGCCGGGACACGGTCGTGACCGTGCGCAGCAAGCAGACGGTCTCCACCGTGCACGCGTCCTTCACCCTCGGCGTGCCGTTCCTGCAGGACCTCGCCGGGCAGGCCACCATTTTCGAAGGCACCAGTTCCTCCCTGGAGGTGCGTGAGAACTCGAACGAGGACGCGCTGGCCAACCGCCAAATCCGCCCCGTGCCGCTGATCCAGGCCGCTCCCGAGTTCTGGGGGGAAACCAAGTTCGGCCAGGGCAAGGAGACCTTCGACCCGCTCGAGGACAAGGGCGCGCCGATCTATCTGGCCGCCGGGGTGACCCGCGGCGCGGAGAGCGACGACCGCTTCGCCAACCAGAGCTCGCGCATGCTGGTGATGTCGAACACCGACTTCCTCGACCCGGACCGGCTGATGGAGTCGAACCTCGATTTCCTCGCCTCGTCCGTGAACTGGATGGTGGGCCGCGAGGAACTCGCCGGTATCGGTCCCCATTCGCTGGGCCGCTACAAGATCCCGCTGCTGGACGCCCAGGCGGCGTTCATCAACCGGATCAACCTGTTCTTCCTGCCAGCCTTCGCGCTGGTGATCGCCGGTTTCGTCTGGTCTTCCCGCCGCGCCTGATCCCATGCGCTCCATCGTCCTCACGTTCCTGCTGGCCCTCCTGTCGCTGCTCGTTTGCGGGCTGGTGGGTTGGCGTTTGTCCCAAGGCAATCTGGACGTGCTGTTCGGGGCACCTCCGACCCGGACCGGCGACCTGCTCTATCCGGGTTTCAAGGCGACCGAGGTCCGCAAGATCGCCCTGTTCACGAAGGCGTCCTCGATCAGCGAGGATGGCAATGTGAACGACAACACCTCCGACAAGGGCACCCGCGCCGTGTTCCTGTGGGATCCCAAGAAGGGCTGGATGATGGAGGAGCCGTGGAAGGACCGGATGGATCCCCGCGCCGCCCAGGCCTTGATCGAGTTCACCCGCGGCACGCGCGTGGCCGATGTGATCCCGAAGGACAAGATCGACCCCGCCCAGGCCGGTTTCAAAGGCGGAGTGATTGTCGTCCGCATGGAGGACGCCTCCGGCCAGCCGATGTGCAAGTACCTGCTCGGCCGTAAAACCGCGTGGATCGGCACCGAGGAGGTGGAACAGCAACCGGGCCAGATGCCGGAGCCCGCGCGCGAGGTGCCCACGGTCTTCGTCCGCACCTGGGACAAAAGCCGCAAGAACTACGTCTACGCCTGCACCGGGGACATCCACCCGCTGTTCAACGACGGCTTCCGCTACCTGCGGGACCACCATCCGTTCCTGTTCGCCCCCCAGTTCCTCCAGCACGTCCGCATCCGCACCTCCACCGGCGAACTCACGCTGGCCCGCGAAACCCCGAACCACCCCTGGCGCATCATCAAGCCTCTGGATCTGCCGACCGATCCGGAGAGAATGCACGCCCTGCTCCTCGGTCTGGAGCGGCTCCGCGCCGTGAAGGTCAGCGACCGTTCCGCCGTGACGGTGCCCACCAACGGAGCGGCCACCGGTTCCGATCAGATCGCCATCCAGATGTTCGGTGCCCCGGCCGAAACGATCCTGGACATCCTCCCCCAACAAACGCCCGAGGCCACCACCCGCCTGGCGACGGTCAGCGACCGCCCGGGCACCGTGTTCGAACTCCCGGCCAAGGCGGAGACCGATTTCGTGACGCTCTCCTCGCTGCCGCTCCAAGTGAACCAGCTCCGGGACTCGACGTTGACCAATCTCGATGTGGCGTCGATCGCCGGGATCCTGATCCAGCCGGCGAACCGGCCCGCGATCTCCCTCATCCGCCAGCCACGCCAGTGGATGCTGGGCGACGGCCCGGATGCCATTCCGGCCAACGAACGCCGCCTCTATGACCTGCTGGTGGCCGTGAAGGACGCGAAAACCATCGGCTTCGTCACCGACGCCGCCACCGATTTCAGCCAATGGGGGCTGGACAATCCGCTCATCAGCATCCGCTTCCTGGCGGCCAACAACCAATCGCTTGAACTCGCCTTCGGGCGGGACAAGGCCGGGAACTATTTCGTCAACCGCCGCGGCACCACCTCGGTGATGAAGGTCGGCGGCGACATCCTCAGCAAGATCGCCACCCGCCCCTTCGAATGGCGCGGCGGACTCGTGTGGTCGCTCCCGAAGGTCGATATAAAGTGGCTGGAAATCCAGCCGAAGGGCCAGCCGCTGATCCACCTCAATTACGACGATATCAACGAGAAGTTCGAGCCGTTCCGCGGCGGACTGAAGGCTGAATCCCATTTCGAACCGGCCCGCGCGGGCATCCTCATCGAAGCGCTGGGAGCGCTGGAAGCGAACCGTTGGCTGGCCGAAGATGACGAAGCCGCCCTCAATGCGCTCGCAACGCCCACCCTAACCTTCGCCATCAACAGTCGTCAGGTGAACGACAGCGGCGAGGAAACCGGCGAGCAAAAACGCGTGCTGCAGATCGCCCCGGCCAGCAGTGGCACGGCCAACCGTTTCTATTACGCCCGGGTCAACTCCGACCCGAACCCCTTCATCATCGACCAGGAGACTTATATCCGCCTGTCGGTCGATTTGTTCGCGGGCGACCGTTGAGCTGCGATTTGCCTTCCCCTCCAACAGGGGAGCCGCCAGCATTCGCGTCATCATCCCGACATGAGTACCGATTTTTCCAGCCCCGAACTCCCGTCCGCGGGCATTGTGGCCAATCTCGCCGACGAGGACCGCTCCCTGCTCAGCAACTACGGCGAGTTCCTGCCGGTGCAGGCCGGACAAACGATCATCGAGGAAGGCCATCCGCAGGATTCCTTGTACTTCGTGATCTCCGGCGTGCTGCACGTCCACACGGACTCCCAGACCCGCCGCACGCTGATCGCGCGGGTGGAGGCCGGGGAAACCCTCGGCGAAGTGAACGTCTTCGATCCCGGCACGGCCAGTGCCTCGGTGACCGCTCAGGATTTCACCCAGGTGTGGCGCGCGAACCGCGAGGACATCGATGCCTTCGTAACCGCCTATCCGGAAGCCGGTG comes from Luteolibacter sp. LG18 and encodes:
- a CDS encoding BatA domain-containing protein; the protein is MLTLSNPYGLWALAGIPVVIAIHFLQRKSVVLPVSTLFLLEKTQRESASGRRFDRLMNSVPLWMQLLAILLLAWFLAEPRYQKPRSTQRVAVVLDASASMNVFKDKAVEQLKARLPQLQGPAAALDLIVFESTPGRPRLYAGDSPEKLVEALKDWHPREGLTDPSQALRLARSLVSREGIVVYVTDTPAEKLPFDARLLAVGEPIQNVGFTGLGFSREEGTVVWRALVRNYGSESADRTWTLETPAGRSEPKAIHLAPNGLTELQAAFPAGTDKARVVLSSDQFTADDVLPLVRPQPKPLTLFAGTSELFRDLTDKLLRAIEAMDPGNDASTADLALVSYDPLDPVLPPGNAVVFVHDATKGGSYLKGGIVPEPHPLMDGLNWQALLVRETITLERTTADRVLLWQGDRPLIFLRETVPTPDAPPVRQLCFNFDLRLSNAATQPAFIVMLHRFAESIRETKVAAAADNLETTQTFRLASHPAKTGKPPVPVEVRSLDLDGKAIATSEVRPGDPLQAPLDPGFLTVKQGEETLLTASVHYGDTREADFNGCGSADTLDKNSGTAIERHTMEDPLWRIGLLALVLALLVSWHYTVGRVRTADLTPATPNPQPGS
- a CDS encoding VWA domain-containing protein codes for the protein MPLPIFQAPEWFLLIPALALLGWFWRSLKLHSPLRAIILLIVTVILADPRLRRQQDALDLWVLLDRSDSTEALVDQGLPEWRRLLEKAKPSRHDELHFVNYAAEVAEMGADGDSFTGSRKLTRTNLGLEHIAAMADEKRPSRVLVFTDGFSTEPLSEAAEQLEKRGIPLDFRLVREETEDDFRVARLDFPERVQIGEPFLITVVVRGSKDQTVPLVLRRNGQKLTETTVTLVNGAGKVEFTDRLPRTGGFEYEAEILPEKDAHPGNNRFNRWIEIAGGPRIVLATRYNDDPVAKVLQSQDFTVQVVSDPGALKPGMLAGARAVVFNNLPAHEIPTDFLKALDFYVREQGGGFLMIGGDRSFGAGGYFQSAIDPLLPVSMELKTEHRKLSVALAIVMDRSGSMSVSVPAGAGKSLTKIDLADNGAANAIDLLGPMDQVSVIAVDSAPEVFVPLTRIENRKAEFQARARKIKSSGGGIFIYEALKAGWEELKKAKVGTRHMILFADASDSEEPGDYKKLLGEMTADGCTITVIGMGTKRDSDAKLLEDIAKLGNGRIYFAEQPMDIPQVFAQETVTIARSAFVKDPVGAKPTGRWAEVSPKPLDWLTEADGYNLSYAREDATVSLATTDEYLAPLVAQARRGLGRTAAISFPLGGEYSEKARAWPGYGDFLQTTARWLMGMETPPGIGIRHRLDGTRLTVDLLYDTALWTDKLSIQPPKMKLIEEGGAPYDVAWKRISPGHFSVTRDLQEGSVVRGAIQVGNVAMPFGPISVGSSIEWAFEPERIAELRAVSNQTGGRELVDLSKAWLRPPFVHEASLKLPLAISLVVLVLAEALLTRTGWKLPLLTLPAGGRVKAAKPARAPKPKKAPAAAVEPVIEMPDREPEQGPKPPPLEAPDESDRRSRFQRAKDRK
- the pdxH gene encoding pyridoxamine 5'-phosphate oxidase, with protein sequence MDLSDFRKEYSDRGMHREDLDADPIAQFTAWFKQATDLGLHEPNAMTLATVDQRGMPLQRTVLLKSFDEKGFVFFSNYQSRKAMDIAGNPQVSLLFPWVILERQIIVQGRAIKTSTEESLAYFHSRPRESQIGAWVSDQSAVIPDRAFLENKLAEIRSRFGDGEIPLPPTWGGYRVVPQTIEFWQGGPARLHDRFLYTRGTAGWRIERLSP
- a CDS encoding ABC transporter permease → MRAFRILLRKELKGFFQNPFGWIVIAFVVIMQGISLSMVMKGFRVSPSKDSLVYMMCHTPLFWFYFLFIFPLITMRLFSDEEKTGTLETLLTAPVRTWQVVLSKFSAAYLFYIVLWIPSYLQLRLFGWVTGLPSAWTQGGLVGTYSIVLLMGAAFTAIGCLASSLTSSQIISGITTICALLIVYFVGFVTVIWGASFPGAELFQYISIQQHLHYFCSGLLDTRPVALYLTLTAFILFLTYQVVDYRRWKH
- a CDS encoding Gldg family protein, translated to MSEPTSDATIPSAKPVSRWRVGSLSLVQITLIALLLIALNYLSSQYYQVKDVSRGSNFTLSPATVRYLHSDAVRKRKDPIRWIVAMRASADFSDRVRALAEEYSRQSDGKITVKLVDPVRNLDEAQKLAATYGMYDPANQQLSRKDLVIIDARTQEQIDAAAKEKQPTSANVRIVSADLMITYQVERDKTARRKQGEGNAELQTSGERKPVGFQAEDMLTAGLVAALEGTPRKVYFLADKSRMDLESAKSPWKTFEKTLALQNLILEPISLSGMTAIPDDAAAVAIVSPKYDFSPEEINLLETYWDRPKSSLLVLLKPDEVPARLRTFLRANGVTPRRDTVVTVRSKQTVSTVHASFTLGVPFLQDLAGQATIFEGTSSSLEVRENSNEDALANRQIRPVPLIQAAPEFWGETKFGQGKETFDPLEDKGAPIYLAAGVTRGAESDDRFANQSSRMLVMSNTDFLDPDRLMESNLDFLASSVNWMVGREELAGIGPHSLGRYKIPLLDAQAAFINRINLFFLPAFALVIAGFVWSSRRA
- a CDS encoding DUF4340 domain-containing protein, which translates into the protein MRSIVLTFLLALLSLLVCGLVGWRLSQGNLDVLFGAPPTRTGDLLYPGFKATEVRKIALFTKASSISEDGNVNDNTSDKGTRAVFLWDPKKGWMMEEPWKDRMDPRAAQALIEFTRGTRVADVIPKDKIDPAQAGFKGGVIVVRMEDASGQPMCKYLLGRKTAWIGTEEVEQQPGQMPEPAREVPTVFVRTWDKSRKNYVYACTGDIHPLFNDGFRYLRDHHPFLFAPQFLQHVRIRTSTGELTLARETPNHPWRIIKPLDLPTDPERMHALLLGLERLRAVKVSDRSAVTVPTNGAATGSDQIAIQMFGAPAETILDILPQQTPEATTRLATVSDRPGTVFELPAKAETDFVTLSSLPLQVNQLRDSTLTNLDVASIAGILIQPANRPAISLIRQPRQWMLGDGPDAIPANERRLYDLLVAVKDAKTIGFVTDAATDFSQWGLDNPLISIRFLAANNQSLELAFGRDKAGNYFVNRRGTTSVMKVGGDILSKIATRPFEWRGGLVWSLPKVDIKWLEIQPKGQPLIHLNYDDINEKFEPFRGGLKAESHFEPARAGILIEALGALEANRWLAEDDEAALNALATPTLTFAINSRQVNDSGEETGEQKRVLQIAPASSGTANRFYYARVNSDPNPFIIDQETYIRLSVDLFAGDR
- a CDS encoding cyclic nucleotide-binding domain-containing protein codes for the protein MSTDFSSPELPSAGIVANLADEDRSLLSNYGEFLPVQAGQTIIEEGHPQDSLYFVISGVLHVHTDSQTRRTLIARVEAGETLGEVNVFDPGTASASVTAQDFTQVWRANREDIDAFVTAYPEAGARLLASLVTLMSRRIRRMNERLAAKELESEFHDFWH